Proteins encoded in a region of the Streptomyces akebiae genome:
- a CDS encoding 2-dehydropantoate 2-reductase, whose protein sequence is MKVAVLGAGAIGAYVGAALHRAGADTHLVARGPHLAAMRQDGVRVLSSRGDFTARAHATDDPAEIGPVDFVFLGLKAHSYAACGPLIEPLLHGTTAVIAAQNGIPWWYFHRHGGPHDGHRVESVDPGGAVSAVLAPERAIGCVVYAATELAGPGVVRHLEGTRFSVGEPDRTVSARCRAFSEAMVAGGLKCPVEPDIRGDVWIKLLGNISFNPISALARATMRQMCLHGGTRKVIETMMAETLAVAEALGCEVGVSIERRMAGAERVGDHRTSTLQDLERGKPLELDVLLAAVVELADITGVDVPTLRTVHAISDLLALRSAA, encoded by the coding sequence ATGAAAGTCGCAGTTCTCGGCGCCGGTGCGATCGGCGCCTACGTCGGCGCCGCGCTCCACCGCGCCGGCGCGGACACGCATCTCGTCGCCCGTGGACCGCATCTCGCGGCCATGAGGCAGGACGGGGTGCGCGTGCTCAGCTCGCGCGGGGACTTCACCGCCCGCGCCCACGCCACCGACGACCCGGCCGAGATCGGCCCGGTCGACTTCGTGTTCCTGGGCCTCAAGGCCCACTCGTACGCGGCGTGCGGGCCGCTGATCGAGCCCCTGCTGCACGGCACCACGGCGGTGATCGCCGCCCAGAACGGCATCCCCTGGTGGTACTTCCACCGGCACGGCGGCCCGCACGACGGCCACCGCGTCGAGAGCGTGGACCCCGGCGGCGCGGTCAGTGCGGTGCTCGCGCCGGAACGGGCCATCGGCTGTGTCGTCTACGCGGCCACCGAACTCGCAGGACCGGGCGTCGTACGGCACCTGGAAGGCACCCGCTTCTCCGTCGGCGAACCCGACCGTACGGTCTCGGCGCGCTGTCGGGCGTTCAGCGAAGCCATGGTGGCGGGTGGCCTGAAGTGTCCGGTGGAGCCCGACATCCGGGGCGACGTCTGGATCAAGCTGCTCGGCAACATCTCGTTCAACCCGATCAGCGCCCTGGCCCGCGCGACCATGCGGCAGATGTGTCTGCACGGCGGCACCCGCAAGGTCATCGAGACGATGATGGCCGAGACGCTGGCCGTCGCCGAGGCCCTCGGCTGCGAGGTCGGGGTCTCCATCGAACGACGGATGGCCGGCGCGGAACGCGTCGGCGACCACCGCACCTCCACGCTCCAGGACCTGGAGCGCGGCAAACCGCTGGAACTCGACGTCCTGCTGGCCGCCGTCGTCGAACTGGCGGACATCACGGGTGTCGACGTGCCCACACTCCGCACCGTCCACGCCATCTCCGACCTGCTCGCGCTGAGGAGCGCCGCGTGA
- a CDS encoding molybdopterin oxidoreductase family protein — translation MKNRQKRQPKTYTRLTHPLVRDSRDEPFRQASWEEALERAAHGFERNRGAFGMFSCARATNEMNYVAQKFARVVMGTNNVDSCNRTCHAPSVAGLSAAFGSGGGTSSYQEIEHTDVIVMWGSNARFAHPIFFQHVLKGIRGGARMYAVDPRRTSTAEWAESWLGLNVGTDIPMAHAIGREIIHAGLANEAFIERATTGFEEYRALVEPWTLSLAEKVTGVPAAAIRELAHAYARAERAQLCWTLGITEHHNGTDNVRALINLSLLTGHVGRYASGLQPLRGQNNVQGGGDMGAIPNRLPGFQDILDTESRLRFESAWDTVIQPHYGLNLTEMFEAMEEGSLKAVYCIGENPAQSEADSEQAVRRLRELDFLVVQDIFLTRTAELADVVLPATAGWAETDGTTTNSERRVQRVRRAVTPPGEAREDIDIICDLAARLGHEWKYADAEAVWNELRSVSPDHYGMTYERLAEHQGIQWPCPDTDGLEPSYLHGRLWDPDPAKRGRLAPFGIVRHDPPVDLTDDRFPIRLTTGRRLDSYNTGVQSGGYASPLRRGEYIELCPEDAERYGVVVGEEVQVTSRRGSVVAPVWIDLGLRPGLAFMTMHFPDEVDTNQLTIEANCPIAGTAEFKASAIRIEKLPVATIVR, via the coding sequence GTGAAGAACCGGCAGAAACGGCAACCGAAGACCTATACCCGGCTCACCCATCCACTCGTCCGCGACTCCCGCGACGAGCCCTTCCGCCAGGCGAGCTGGGAGGAGGCACTGGAGCGGGCCGCCCACGGCTTCGAACGCAACCGCGGCGCGTTCGGCATGTTCTCCTGCGCCCGCGCCACCAACGAGATGAACTACGTGGCGCAGAAGTTCGCCCGCGTGGTCATGGGCACCAACAACGTCGACTCCTGCAACCGCACCTGTCACGCGCCGAGCGTGGCCGGCCTGTCGGCCGCCTTCGGCTCCGGCGGCGGCACCTCCTCCTACCAGGAGATCGAACACACCGACGTCATCGTGATGTGGGGCTCCAACGCCCGCTTCGCACACCCGATCTTCTTCCAGCACGTGCTGAAGGGCATCCGGGGCGGCGCCCGGATGTACGCCGTCGACCCCAGGCGCACGTCCACCGCCGAGTGGGCGGAGAGCTGGCTGGGCCTGAACGTCGGTACCGACATCCCGATGGCCCACGCGATCGGCCGCGAGATCATCCACGCGGGCCTCGCCAACGAGGCGTTCATCGAGCGGGCCACCACCGGCTTCGAGGAGTACCGGGCGCTCGTCGAACCCTGGACGCTCTCCCTCGCGGAGAAGGTCACGGGCGTACCGGCCGCCGCCATCAGGGAGTTGGCGCACGCCTACGCCCGCGCCGAGCGTGCCCAGCTGTGCTGGACGCTCGGCATCACCGAGCACCACAACGGCACGGACAACGTCCGCGCGCTGATCAACCTCTCGCTGCTGACCGGGCATGTGGGCCGGTACGCCTCCGGGTTGCAGCCCCTGCGCGGCCAGAACAACGTGCAGGGCGGCGGCGACATGGGCGCCATCCCCAACCGGCTGCCCGGCTTCCAGGACATCCTCGACACCGAATCCCGGCTGAGGTTCGAGTCGGCGTGGGACACCGTCATCCAGCCGCACTACGGGCTGAACCTGACGGAGATGTTCGAGGCCATGGAGGAGGGCTCGCTGAAGGCCGTGTACTGCATCGGGGAGAACCCGGCGCAGTCCGAGGCCGACAGCGAGCAGGCCGTACGGCGCCTGAGGGAGCTGGACTTCCTCGTCGTCCAGGACATCTTCCTCACGAGGACGGCCGAGTTGGCCGATGTCGTGCTGCCCGCGACCGCAGGGTGGGCGGAGACGGACGGCACGACCACCAACAGCGAACGCCGGGTCCAGCGGGTGCGCCGGGCGGTCACCCCGCCCGGGGAGGCCCGGGAGGACATCGACATCATCTGCGACCTCGCCGCACGGCTGGGGCACGAGTGGAAGTACGCCGACGCGGAGGCCGTCTGGAACGAGCTGCGGTCGGTGTCGCCGGACCACTACGGCATGACGTACGAGCGGCTGGCGGAGCACCAGGGCATCCAGTGGCCCTGCCCGGACACCGACGGCCTCGAACCGAGCTATCTGCACGGGCGGTTGTGGGATCCGGATCCGGCGAAACGGGGCAGGCTCGCGCCGTTCGGGATCGTGCGGCACGATCCGCCCGTCGATCTGACGGATGATCGGTTCCCCATCCGGCTCACCACCGGGCGGCGGCTCGACTCGTACAACACCGGTGTGCAGAGCGGCGGTTACGCCTCCCCGCTGCGGCGCGGCGAGTACATCGAGCTGTGCCCGGAGGACGCCGAGCGCTACGGGGTCGTGGTGGGCGAGGAGGTCCAGGTCACCTCGCGGCGCGGGTCGGTGGTGGCGCCGGTGTGGATCGACCTCGGGCTGCGGCCGGGCCTCGCCTTCATGACCATGCACTTTCCCGACGAGGTGGACACCAACCAGCTGACGATCGAGGCCAACTGCCCGATCGCGGGGACGGCGGAGTTCAAGGCCTCGGCGATCCGGATCGAGAAGCTGCCCGTCGCGACCATCGTGAGGTGA